The Streptomyces nitrosporeus genome includes a window with the following:
- the gyrA gene encoding DNA gyrase subunit A, whose product MADENSPVTPEEEPAVPGVGMRVEPVGLETEMQRSYLDYAMSVIVSRALPDVRDGLKPVHRRVLYAMYDGGYRPEKGFYKCARVVGDVMGTYHPHGDSSIYDALVRLAQPWSMRMPLVDSNGNFGSPGNDPAAAMRYTECKMMPLSMEMVRDIDEETVDFQDNYDGRNQEPTVLPARFPNLLVNGSAGIAVGMATNIPPHNLREVAEGAQWYLEHPEAAPDELQDALIERIKGPDFPTGALVVGRKGIEEAYRTGRGSITMRAVVAVEEIQNRQCLVVTELPYQTNPDNLAQKIADLVKDGKIGGIADVRDETSSRTGQRLVVVLKRDAVAKVVLNNLYKHTDLQTNFGANMLALVDGVPRTLSIDAFIRHWVTHQIEVIIRRTRFRLRKAEERAHILRGLLKALNAIEEVIALIRRSNTVEIAREGLMGLLEIDEIQANAILEMQLRRLAALEHQKITAEHDELQAKINEYNAILASPELQRGIVSEELAAIVDKFGDDRRSKLVPFEGDMSIEDLIAEEDIVVTISRGGYVKRTKTDDYRSQKRGGKGVRGTKLREDDIVDHFFVSTTHHWLLFFTNKGRVYRAKAYELPDAGRDARGQHVANLLAFQPDERIAQILAIRDYEAAPYLVLATQAGLVKKTPLKDYDSPRSGGVIAINLRETESGADDELIGAELVSAEDDLLLISKKAQSIRFTATDDALRPMGRATSGVKGMSFREGDELLSMNVVRPGTFVFTATDGGYAKRTPVDEYRVQGRGGLGIKAAKIVEDRGSLVGALVVEETDEILAITLGGGVIRTRVNEVRETGRDTMGVQLINLGKRDAVVGIARNAEAGREAEEVEGAEADETEAGTTEAGTAEAQAESVAEGTAPSAGEHEE is encoded by the coding sequence ATGGCCGACGAGAATTCCCCTGTGACGCCCGAAGAGGAGCCCGCCGTCCCGGGTGTGGGCATGCGTGTCGAGCCCGTGGGGCTCGAGACGGAGATGCAGCGCTCCTACCTCGACTACGCGATGTCCGTCATCGTGTCGCGTGCGCTGCCCGACGTGCGGGACGGTCTCAAGCCCGTCCACCGCCGGGTGCTGTACGCGATGTACGACGGCGGTTACCGGCCCGAGAAGGGCTTCTACAAGTGCGCCCGCGTCGTCGGTGACGTCATGGGTACGTACCACCCGCACGGCGACTCCTCGATCTACGACGCGCTCGTGCGGCTCGCGCAGCCGTGGTCGATGCGGATGCCGCTGGTGGACTCCAACGGCAACTTCGGTTCCCCGGGCAACGACCCGGCCGCCGCCATGCGGTACACCGAGTGCAAGATGATGCCGCTGTCCATGGAGATGGTCCGGGACATCGACGAGGAGACCGTCGACTTCCAGGACAACTACGACGGCCGCAACCAGGAGCCGACGGTCCTGCCGGCGCGGTTCCCCAACCTCCTGGTGAACGGTTCCGCCGGTATCGCGGTCGGTATGGCGACCAACATCCCGCCGCACAACCTGCGCGAGGTCGCCGAGGGCGCCCAGTGGTACCTGGAGCACCCGGAAGCGGCTCCGGACGAGCTGCAGGACGCGCTGATCGAGCGGATCAAGGGCCCGGACTTCCCGACCGGCGCGCTGGTCGTGGGCCGCAAGGGCATCGAGGAGGCCTACCGCACGGGCCGCGGCTCGATCACCATGCGGGCGGTCGTCGCGGTCGAGGAGATCCAGAACCGCCAGTGCCTGGTCGTCACGGAGCTCCCGTACCAGACCAACCCCGACAACCTCGCGCAGAAGATCGCCGACCTGGTCAAGGACGGCAAGATCGGCGGGATCGCGGACGTCCGGGACGAGACGTCCTCGCGTACCGGCCAGCGCCTGGTGGTGGTGCTCAAGCGTGACGCGGTCGCCAAGGTGGTGCTCAACAACCTCTACAAGCACACCGACCTGCAGACGAACTTCGGCGCGAACATGCTGGCGCTCGTCGACGGCGTCCCGCGGACCCTGTCGATCGACGCGTTCATCCGGCACTGGGTGACGCACCAGATCGAGGTCATCATCCGGCGTACGCGGTTCCGGCTGCGCAAGGCCGAGGAGCGGGCGCACATCCTGCGCGGCCTGCTCAAGGCGCTGAACGCCATCGAGGAGGTCATCGCGCTCATCCGCCGCAGCAACACGGTGGAGATCGCGCGTGAGGGCCTGATGGGCCTGCTGGAGATCGACGAGATCCAGGCCAACGCGATCCTGGAGATGCAGCTGCGCCGGCTGGCCGCGCTGGAGCACCAGAAGATCACCGCCGAGCACGACGAGCTCCAGGCGAAGATCAACGAGTACAACGCGATCCTGGCCTCGCCCGAGCTGCAGCGCGGCATCGTCAGCGAGGAACTGGCCGCCATCGTCGACAAGTTCGGCGACGACCGGCGTTCCAAGCTGGTGCCCTTCGAGGGTGACATGTCCATCGAGGACCTGATCGCCGAGGAGGACATCGTCGTCACGATCAGCCGTGGCGGCTATGTGAAGCGCACCAAGACGGACGACTACCGCTCGCAGAAGCGGGGCGGCAAGGGCGTGCGCGGCACGAAGCTCAGGGAAGACGACATCGTCGACCACTTCTTCGTGTCCACGACCCACCACTGGCTGCTGTTCTTCACGAACAAGGGCCGCGTCTACCGGGCCAAGGCGTACGAGCTGCCGGACGCCGGGCGGGACGCCCGGGGCCAGCACGTCGCGAACCTGCTGGCGTTCCAGCCGGACGAGCGGATCGCGCAGATCCTGGCGATCCGGGACTACGAGGCCGCTCCGTACCTGGTCCTGGCCACCCAGGCCGGTCTGGTGAAGAAGACCCCGCTGAAGGACTACGACTCGCCGCGCTCCGGTGGTGTCATCGCGATCAACCTCCGGGAGACGGAGAGCGGCGCCGACGACGAACTGATCGGCGCGGAGCTGGTGTCGGCCGAGGACGACCTGCTGCTCATCAGCAAGAAGGCCCAGTCGATCCGGTTCACCGCGACGGACGACGCGCTGCGGCCGATGGGGCGCGCCACGTCGGGTGTGAAGGGCATGAGTTTCCGGGAAGGGGACGAACTGCTCTCGATGAATGTCGTCCGGCCCGGTACGTTCGTCTTCACTGCGACCGACGGCGGGTACGCGAAGCGGACCCCCGTCGACGAGTACCGCGTCCAGGGGCGTGGCGGTCTGGGCATCAAGGCCGCGAAGATCGTCGAGGACCGGGGTTCACTCGTCGGCGCGCTGGTGGTGGAGGAGACGGACGAGATCCTCGCCATCACGCTCGGCGGCGGTGTGATCCGTACGCGAGTCAATGAAGTCAGGGAGACGGGCCGTGACACCATGGGCGTCCAACTGATCAATCTGGGCAAGCGCGATGCCGTCGTC